In Psychrobacter immobilis, a single genomic region encodes these proteins:
- a CDS encoding LysR family transcriptional regulator → MLELRHLNTLTALRAHGSLAAAADELHVTASAVSHQLKELENYYDISLVNRRTRPLTFTPAGKTVLALADSIMPQVTRTKSNLKRLAHGQAGRLRLASECHSCFDWLMPILNHYRREWSDVELDFATGFEPEPHHLLMEGDIDLLITTSDLPIDGISYQPLFEYESRLVLSPTHDLAAQKFIEPDDLTNETLIAYPVEAKRLDIIANFMTPAQVSFDSIRTTELTAMLIQLVASERGVAALPDWVVAEYEKKGWVVSRPLGTGVHCQLYAATRTSSQDTAYMQGFANLLEGIVKPV, encoded by the coding sequence ATGTTAGAGCTTCGTCATCTCAATACCTTAACCGCGCTACGAGCGCATGGCTCATTGGCGGCGGCTGCCGATGAATTGCACGTCACAGCGTCTGCGGTCTCGCATCAGCTAAAAGAGCTGGAAAATTATTACGATATCAGCTTGGTCAATCGCCGAACACGCCCGCTGACTTTTACGCCAGCTGGCAAGACGGTATTGGCATTGGCAGATAGCATCATGCCGCAGGTCACTCGTACCAAATCCAACCTTAAACGCTTAGCTCACGGTCAAGCGGGTAGATTACGGCTAGCCTCTGAATGTCACAGTTGCTTCGATTGGCTAATGCCGATACTCAATCATTACCGCCGCGAATGGTCTGATGTAGAGCTAGATTTTGCGACTGGTTTTGAGCCAGAGCCGCACCACTTATTGATGGAAGGTGATATTGATTTACTCATTACCACCAGCGATTTACCGATAGACGGTATCAGCTATCAGCCGTTATTTGAGTATGAAAGTCGCTTGGTGCTATCACCAACGCATGATTTGGCGGCGCAGAAATTTATTGAGCCAGATGACTTAACCAATGAAACCCTGATTGCGTATCCAGTGGAAGCCAAGCGTCTCGATATTATTGCCAACTTTATGACCCCTGCGCAAGTAAGCTTTGATAGTATTCGCACTACAGAGTTGACGGCGATGCTGATTCAATTGGTTGCTAGTGAACGCGGTGTGGCGGCGTTACCTGATTGGGTGGTTGCTGAATATGAGAAAAAAGGCTGGGTCGTCTCGCGTCCATTGGGTACGGGTGTGCATTGTCAGCTATATGCAGCGACGCGCACATCAAGCCAAGATACCGCTTATATGCAAGGTTTTGCGAATTTATTAGAAGGTATTGTGAAGCCGGTGTAG
- the potC gene encoding spermidine/putrescine ABC transporter permease PotC produces the protein MSDSSLNHQLNSSATKKRSSIKIGSIAAKGYLSLIYTMLYLPIIVLVVMSFNKSKVGYNWGGFSLKWYESLLNNQAMLDSFWHSIVLGLVAATVSTLIGTLTALALHRYNFRGKGLLNGLLFVLMMSPEIVLAISLLALFLLIGLQLGFVSLLLAHITFCLPFVVITVFARLSSLDERLMEAARDLGASESTMVRTVLIPVILPAVMAGWLLAFTLSLDDVVVSTFVTGPSYEILPLRIYSMVRVGLKPEVNAIGTILLVASLILVIISQLLLRRR, from the coding sequence ATGTCTGATAGTTCACTGAATCATCAACTGAATAGCTCGGCAACTAAAAAAAGATCGTCTATTAAGATTGGCAGCATCGCGGCTAAAGGCTATCTTAGCCTCATTTATACCATGCTGTATTTGCCAATTATCGTCTTAGTCGTCATGTCCTTTAATAAGTCAAAAGTCGGCTATAACTGGGGCGGCTTTAGCTTAAAGTGGTATGAGTCGCTGTTGAATAACCAAGCGATGCTCGATTCTTTTTGGCATTCTATTGTATTAGGATTGGTCGCAGCCACCGTCTCAACTTTGATAGGAACGCTAACTGCTCTCGCGCTACATCGGTATAACTTTCGCGGTAAAGGCTTATTAAATGGGTTGTTATTTGTATTAATGATGTCGCCTGAAATTGTACTCGCTATTTCATTATTGGCATTATTCTTATTAATAGGGTTGCAATTAGGGTTCGTCTCGCTGTTACTCGCGCACATTACTTTTTGCTTACCGTTTGTAGTCATCACGGTGTTTGCACGATTGAGCAGTCTGGATGAACGCTTGATGGAAGCCGCACGCGACTTGGGTGCTAGTGAATCAACGATGGTGCGTACCGTGCTCATTCCTGTCATTCTGCCCGCAGTGATGGCAGGTTGGTTGCTCGCCTTTACCTTATCGCTTGATGATGTAGTGGTTTCTACCTTTGTCACGGGGCCCAGTTATGAGATTTTACCGCTACGAATTTATTCGATGGTACGGGTAGGACTCAAACCAGAGGTCAATGCCATTGGGACTATTTTATTGGTTGCCTCGCTGATATTGGTCATTATTTCGCAGCTATTATTGCGTCGACGCTAA
- the potB gene encoding spermidine/putrescine ABC transporter permease PotB, with protein MAGHSLGSKSPFRTVTLWLIWGWLLIFALLPNILVIAVSFLTRDSSAFISLPVSIDSYIRMIDPLYFGVFIHSLWMAGITTIICLLLGYPFAWLIAKAKTRWQPLLMMLLILPFWTNSLVRTYALKLLFANNGLINKSLLAIGIIDTPIDILYTQVAVIAGLTYLLFPFMVLPLYAVFTDLRNDMLLASQDLGASKTQTFWHIILPLTMPGIISGVLLVLLPAMGMFYVADILGGSRNLLVGNIIKNQFLDARDWPFGAAASVLLTLAMAVLLLAYRASSRRIGKTNFNEVA; from the coding sequence ATGGCAGGTCATAGCTTAGGCAGCAAAAGTCCTTTTCGTACCGTAACGCTCTGGCTGATTTGGGGTTGGTTATTGATATTTGCGCTATTGCCAAATATCTTAGTCATCGCTGTCAGTTTTTTGACCCGCGATAGCAGTGCTTTTATTAGCTTGCCTGTCAGCATCGACAGCTATATACGCATGATTGATCCGCTATATTTTGGCGTATTTATTCATTCGTTATGGATGGCAGGCATCACAACCATCATCTGCTTGTTACTTGGCTACCCTTTTGCTTGGCTGATAGCCAAAGCCAAAACCCGTTGGCAGCCGCTACTCATGATGCTGTTAATCCTACCATTTTGGACCAACTCGCTTGTGCGTACTTATGCACTCAAGTTACTGTTTGCCAATAATGGTTTGATTAATAAATCGCTGCTGGCAATCGGTATCATCGATACTCCTATCGATATTTTATACACGCAAGTGGCGGTGATTGCTGGTTTGACGTACTTATTGTTCCCATTTATGGTGTTGCCGTTATACGCAGTATTTACCGATTTGCGCAATGACATGCTACTCGCTTCACAGGATTTGGGCGCATCAAAGACCCAGACTTTTTGGCATATCATATTGCCATTGACGATGCCTGGCATTATCTCAGGGGTATTATTGGTGCTGCTGCCTGCAATGGGTATGTTTTATGTGGCAGATATTTTGGGTGGTTCACGCAATTTATTGGTCGGCAATATCATCAAAAACCAATTCTTGGATGCGCGTGACTGGCCATTTGGCGCAGCTGCCAGCGTGTTATTAACACTAGCAATGGCGGTACTATTACTCGCCTACCGTGCCAGTAGTCGCCGCATTGGCAAGACCAACTTTAATGAGGTGGCCTAA